Proteins co-encoded in one Xiphophorus hellerii strain 12219 chromosome 10, Xiphophorus_hellerii-4.1, whole genome shotgun sequence genomic window:
- the LOC116727038 gene encoding gastrula zinc finger protein XlCGF57.1-like isoform X1 encodes MTEMMKVEADEPGGFSLEPSMPAASTSELGQETQDSKDLILQMFEIKVLPLDWNPSLDQQDPDPHIKEEEEELWISQEAEQLTVKKENEEKPQLSEVRVIKIDDHRKIEPPISSLANHMTQTDRQDCGISEPDRDPGPVCSSQQSKMKVHKNGKRSKLCSTTSAKVGVDAGERPFDCNVCGKRFKRKSHVKLHMMTHTANREHNCDICSKGFREKSSLQTHMRRHTGERPFACDHCGKRFHAKKFLTTHMKVHSGEKPFPCDVCGTRFRVKESLKNHMWIHTTEKPFVCNICSKGFSQKESLKSHLRVHTGEKPFICSLCSKGFSRQQSLKSHMHVHTREKPFVCSVCSKGFSQKESLKTHMRVHTGEKPFICSICSQGFSLKESLKTHMRVHTGEKPFTCDVCSKGFSLKESLKSHMRVHTGEKPFTCTVCSKGFSHSGGLKTHMAVHTAQFSCSECGKCFVKEIQMERHMRLHSEERPYGCDICKNRFKHKCHLESHMKLHSGEKPSVYSVSCQAFSQDVLQKCINVTEGCK; translated from the exons ATGACTGAGATGATGAAGGTTGAAGCTGATGAACCTGGAGGGTTCAGCTTGGAGCCCTCCATGCCTGCAGCATCCACATCAGAACTGGGGCAGGAGACGCAAGACAGCAAAGATCTCA TTCTTCAGATGTTCGAAATTAAAGTGCTTCCCCTTGACTGGAACCCTAGTTTGGATCAGCAGGACCCAGATCCCCACataaaggaagaggaggaggaactgtgGATCAGTCAGGAGGCAGAGCAGCTTActgtgaagaaagaaaatgaagagaaacCTCAGTTATCAGAGGTACGGGTGATCAAAATTGATGACCACAGAAAGATAGAACCACCAATCAGCAGTTTGGCTAACCACATGACACAAACTGATAGACAGGACTGTGGAATATCAGAACCGGACAGAGACCCTGGTCCAGTGTGTTCTTCTcaacaaagtaaaatgaaagTTCACAAAAATGGTAAAAGATCTAAATTGTGTTCCACAACCTCTGCTAAAGTGGGAGTCGATGCAGGAGAGAGGCCGTTTGATTGCAATGTTTGCGGCAAAAGGTTCAAACGCAAGTCTCATGTTAAATTACACATGATGACACATACTGCAAATAGAGAACATAACTGTGATATTTGTAGTAAAGGATTTAGAGAGAAGAGTTCTCTTCAGACACATATGAGACGTCACACTGGAGAGAGACCGTTCGCCTGTGACCATTGTGGCAAAAGATTTCATGCAAAGAAGTTTCTTACTACTCACATGAAGGTCCATTCAGGAGAAAAACCCTTTCCCTGTGATGTTTGTGGTACAAGATTTAGGGTAAAGGAAAGTCTTAAAAATCACATGTGGATCCACACCACAGAGAAACCATTTGTTTGTAATATTTGCAGTAAAGGGTTTTCACAAAAAGAGAGTCTAAAAAGCCATTTGCGTGTTCACACAGGAGAAAAACCATTCATTTGTTCTCTTTGTAGTAAAGGGTTTTCACGACAACAAAGTCTAAAGAGTCACATGCATGTTCACACACGAGAGAAACCTTTTGTTTGCAGTGTTTGCAGTAAGGGATTTTCACAAAAGGAAAGCCTAAAAACTCATATGCGtgttcacacaggtgaaaaaccatttatttgtaGTATCTGCAGTCAAGGGTTTTCACTAAAAGAGAGCCTAAAAACTCACATGCGtgttcacacaggtgagaaaccgTTTACTTGTGATGTCTGCAGTAAAGGATTTTCACTAAAAGAGAGTCTAAAGAGTCACATGCGTGTTCACACAGGGGAAAAACCTTTTACCTGTACTGTTTGTAGTAAGGGATTTTCACATTCTGGGGGTCTGAAAACACACATGGCTGTTCACACCGCACAATTTAGCTGTAGTGAGTGTGGCAAATGTTTTGTAAAGGAGATACAGATGGAACGACACATGAGGCTGCACTCTGAGGAGAGGCCATATGGTTGTGACAtctgtaaaaacagatttaaacacaAGTGTCATCTTGAAAGTCACATGAAACTCCATTCAGGGGAGAAACCGTCTGTGTATAGTGTTTCCTGTCAAGCATTTTCTCAAGATGTTCTCCAGAAATGCATAAATGTTACTGAGGGCTGCAAATAA
- the LOC116727038 gene encoding gastrula zinc finger protein XlCGF57.1-like isoform X2: MTEMMKVETHEPGGLSLEPLLPAATVSELEEETQDSKDLILQMFEIKVLPLDWNPSLDQQDPDPHIKEEEEELWISQEAEQLTVKKENEEKPQLSEVRVIKIDDHRKIEPPISSLANHMTQTDRQDCGISEPDRDPGPVCSSQQSKMKVHKNGKRSKLCSTTSAKVGVDAGERPFDCNVCGKRFKRKSHVKLHMMTHTANREHNCDICSKGFREKSSLQTHMRRHTGERPFACDHCGKRFHAKKFLTTHMKVHSGEKPFPCDVCGTRFRVKESLKNHMWIHTTEKPFVCNICSKGFSQKESLKSHLRVHTGEKPFICSLCSKGFSRQQSLKSHMHVHTREKPFVCSVCSKGFSQKESLKTHMRVHTGEKPFICSICSQGFSLKESLKTHMRVHTGEKPFTCDVCSKGFSLKESLKSHMRVHTGEKPFTCTVCSKGFSHSGGLKTHMAVHTAQFSCSECGKCFVKEIQMERHMRLHSEERPYGCDICKNRFKHKCHLESHMKLHSGEKPSVYSVSCQAFSQDVLQKCINVTEGCK; the protein is encoded by the coding sequence TTCTTCAGATGTTCGAAATTAAAGTGCTTCCCCTTGACTGGAACCCTAGTTTGGATCAGCAGGACCCAGATCCCCACataaaggaagaggaggaggaactgtgGATCAGTCAGGAGGCAGAGCAGCTTActgtgaagaaagaaaatgaagagaaacCTCAGTTATCAGAGGTACGGGTGATCAAAATTGATGACCACAGAAAGATAGAACCACCAATCAGCAGTTTGGCTAACCACATGACACAAACTGATAGACAGGACTGTGGAATATCAGAACCGGACAGAGACCCTGGTCCAGTGTGTTCTTCTcaacaaagtaaaatgaaagTTCACAAAAATGGTAAAAGATCTAAATTGTGTTCCACAACCTCTGCTAAAGTGGGAGTCGATGCAGGAGAGAGGCCGTTTGATTGCAATGTTTGCGGCAAAAGGTTCAAACGCAAGTCTCATGTTAAATTACACATGATGACACATACTGCAAATAGAGAACATAACTGTGATATTTGTAGTAAAGGATTTAGAGAGAAGAGTTCTCTTCAGACACATATGAGACGTCACACTGGAGAGAGACCGTTCGCCTGTGACCATTGTGGCAAAAGATTTCATGCAAAGAAGTTTCTTACTACTCACATGAAGGTCCATTCAGGAGAAAAACCCTTTCCCTGTGATGTTTGTGGTACAAGATTTAGGGTAAAGGAAAGTCTTAAAAATCACATGTGGATCCACACCACAGAGAAACCATTTGTTTGTAATATTTGCAGTAAAGGGTTTTCACAAAAAGAGAGTCTAAAAAGCCATTTGCGTGTTCACACAGGAGAAAAACCATTCATTTGTTCTCTTTGTAGTAAAGGGTTTTCACGACAACAAAGTCTAAAGAGTCACATGCATGTTCACACACGAGAGAAACCTTTTGTTTGCAGTGTTTGCAGTAAGGGATTTTCACAAAAGGAAAGCCTAAAAACTCATATGCGtgttcacacaggtgaaaaaccatttatttgtaGTATCTGCAGTCAAGGGTTTTCACTAAAAGAGAGCCTAAAAACTCACATGCGtgttcacacaggtgagaaaccgTTTACTTGTGATGTCTGCAGTAAAGGATTTTCACTAAAAGAGAGTCTAAAGAGTCACATGCGTGTTCACACAGGGGAAAAACCTTTTACCTGTACTGTTTGTAGTAAGGGATTTTCACATTCTGGGGGTCTGAAAACACACATGGCTGTTCACACCGCACAATTTAGCTGTAGTGAGTGTGGCAAATGTTTTGTAAAGGAGATACAGATGGAACGACACATGAGGCTGCACTCTGAGGAGAGGCCATATGGTTGTGACAtctgtaaaaacagatttaaacacaAGTGTCATCTTGAAAGTCACATGAAACTCCATTCAGGGGAGAAACCGTCTGTGTATAGTGTTTCCTGTCAAGCATTTTCTCAAGATGTTCTCCAGAAATGCATAAATGTTACTGAGGGCTGCAAATAA